Below is a genomic region from Henckelia pumila isolate YLH828 chromosome 3, ASM3356847v2, whole genome shotgun sequence.
aataaggtacgtaagtactgactgagatagccagcgggttttgcatgcttatatgttgcatttgtgtgtcatattattatgcggcatgtgcatatcatattgtgcatgtacatcttttgagatgacctatggagggccgctcagccctgttcggacgattgatgtcgagcgccccgcaACCGACGGGTTAACCGGCACTGGAATCTAtaagacacggtctacgtccattgggaatgagcagtgtatacaaggtttgctccccgggttgtaccactcatgtcctaggcgccattactgagcagttgtatacagttatcccagatatggataccctgtcatttgcatgcatcatgtttgtatgttttacccgtgctttcgtattgagcttagagctcacgtccagtcttttttgtgtatctagacaccccattcgacggggcaggtgtaggtgcaggattgagcaccaggagcttggagtagccagtgaccagtgaagatagCAGGactagctgtaggttttgcttTTTAGGCTTATTAATTCGATTAAgttgtataatcaaatttgtttaaccgATTGTATTATGCCGGTcttcttttatttaagtcttccgcagcgatttattttaatgcatccttaattatgctcttaactctgattaggtagtggatccgggttgggtcgctaaatttattggtatcagagcgcatgcatgaaagagacttgggatatagtaatgtgactttgggttatccttataggattgatgagaccttggaagaggtgatgatgcggcgattagtttgcccagagactatcatcatcggcagaatttctgaagatttggcttatgggataccagcaagtgcggacaggagtaatggatcgtgtccgagcattcgagatttctactcatgtggatcctagctttggatcgagtaccggatgccagaggcagtggcagaggattggtggggacttacttgatgcttgcatctgtacagtcattaccatgatgacactactttgaagattctccagtcataattggagagattgtcagatagacctttaccagggaatgcctcgagtgtctaaggcatgacaggtttcaagcgtaaggtcattaaactcatgcagaacatagttttgccggtatgtttgtatcgatgcgttcggtaggcaaacgggaaacttcatgttcaaaatcatgaataggttacaagaagaaggatgacggtagatcgtgagcagaaggggtcgactgacatgcactgatgcagagcatagctggttagctatcacgagccatttctccagagttctttgtaggaggacagttagagagacttggtcgggagtatgcttatATCGATGCTtatgtcgattagaagcttcatgctcaagaaacgaagactagtacgatgatttaaatactgtattgatgtaatttgtaaagagtatttcagttgtaatgaatcatcatactttggttgtatcaattcaagttcgattgtacatttcattgtatactgtatgtattacatgagattgtaataaagagaattttacataacttgaaataagtgatacatgtattatttattcagcaattcatgaatgattgcatgattgtgcggaagtttgaattgggtttagttgattagtgttcaactattgcagctcatgggatttgagtgggccaactgtgacagtgtgacttgcggttagtctaggcgtttttctagtattgacctagttagtcagtggactaagatagtgccagcgatgagtggactcatctagaggcattaagattattgttcggtttagaacattgggctttgttctaggttgttttcttATAACAGTAAGCTGtttgaccttcgttaggttgagattttttatgatggattttcatcgagataccaggtccagtatatgccgagagttgtgggctatgaccatgactagacatgatggagcgcgaccctatgccagtgttactctgggagtctttgtacttcagaggttacctgggagcctcCGTGCTTCAAGATTgacggtgggaaggctactcagtctagggatttggtggcAGTCACGaaagggtatgaccttggattaagatatcaggtttgatatcgatggttcgatatcgtctggtgtgccagagatatagtttgagtgttctgtTGTGAAAACCAGTCTGGGAGCGGATAAATTTTAACCTTtaagttactgctagacgtgtggatctagtaagtggacggatttctaccagcgatgactaggggttttcatcagagttgtggttatagtTTTCTTGTGATAGGAGTCATCAAAGAACTTGGATGAGATGCTGTTTCgagacttcgactcgaatacgaggactactctatgatgattgacttcatctgtAATAGGATTATAtcagacgctaaggattgtataagACTAATTGAGGCGTGAGGGAAgtgtgatttatgccagtgtacacttggtcgtgattccaggtgggacaTCATGGTAGGCTACCTCAGTATTAAATTGTTGTACAGTCTTAGTAATGGATATGATCAGGAGCGTGTctgaagattgtggaaatctttgggattcgtttgttattattttaggACTttacgagccgtggtgttcattttggatgaacgaggcaaggatagtgagtccagtgtttgcgctaagtactgtctgatattttcagagattgagcgtaggattttccatgggatggaaatgggcttaatttatcttgatgtttgccttgggtgaacaagacaacgattggtagtgctaaggtggcacgggatttgTGCtgatgactactagtggttattggctaactctgttagagttaggatgattaagttcagtgtACGAGGCAactgtcagtagtaaggcatGAGATTGTGTCGATAGGATACTAATAACTATTGTATGGATTATCAATTatgggtgtgttgaaaccagagcgaACTGAGTATTCCAAGTatttggaaatagttcttcgtggcagctgagtcatggttattgattgagccacgTAGGTTTAGATGATCAGTGGTTGTCTGATCGGACGTGTGCGAGCTTCAGTAGTTCGACGAGATTGATAAGGTAAATCAaatcagtgatgatttggatgtaaaaatcgagaaatacttgagataGTATTTTATCGCttagtgcttaggagatgagtacttggtacatTCTCAGAGCATTCAGCACTTTGGGTGATTAGAGTCTTTAGGATTGCCGGAGACGAATAATTTGGGATTGCTATAATCGGGCACGAGTGAATTtggacttgtatggtcaagttaggcgATAACTTGACAAGTGGATtcaagcaagggagttggtgGTTCCCTAGGAttatgcattcttgttaagaaggaaaccaatattgatccaatcaattacttagtgatagcaatgggcaggaaaggatcatgttgttgtttcatgtgggagttgtccattgaacaacaatagtgaaggtTGTCGACCGGACATGTCGACGAAGTGTTCTTGTGAGGAAATCCATGTATAtcgttgtggttggatccgacgagtagttgaaaatgctaatggacattagcaaagGAACATCAGTGGTCGTATCGTGAGGcgtgacattagctgggatctagttctcgagatccagcaggttgtgtcactaatctttcagcgagtgatgtgcgatatctctgaagtgactgagatagtcaaggacCGACTTGGTAGCCAACgtggtttgcctttgggatcgaagatttcgcaagatcgtgacggatcgaatTTGTTatttcgagtcagtgagtcacatccatgCAAACTGTTTGTCAAATATATTGCGTTTTAGCAATGAACGACAATCAAAGATGTTTTGTGTGACAAATTACTTCGAGCATAAGTGTTTTCCCGGAGTGACTAGAGAATAGATGAATTAGTTTTTTCAGCGCTAAGGCTGATGCCTTCAGGAAAAGGAATGATTTGACTCTGGAGGAtctgttgggatttagtttccaggatctttatgttcaaccttgggaagtTTGGATTGCGATGATTGTATCACCAGAGActccgagttgagttataccaggcgcATGTAACTGTCGAGTGTCGAGACGGAAcaggaagcatttccatatgtctgcgtactgtggaatgtcctagtcgagcatattggtgagagcttgccttagtcttgatgtgtgcacagtgattgcgagtatgtataactatcaggaggatgtccatcgattgaattcatgggtgaataacctatggtcgagatgatgtagatcatcagaggtgtgataacttctattgcaatgtatgcgtgacttcgcaggccGATGGTTAGAAGATGACTTAGTGTCATTATCGGTgagcgatgatagttttcattaaggtgtgttgagttatactaagaaacatgaactgtgattgGTACTAGACTGGATGGTCTGAGTTCCCAGTAATTGCTTGGGAAGCTCGTTCGCTTCGGTAGGGCATGGGAAGGATGATCAGTCTAGGGAATCGTGATGAGCAGCTATGTTGAAGTATGACTTTGTgacaactagattctcttgaggaGAAATTCGGACATTGTTAtgtcagcacagtgttgggaatgatgtttcctgactagaggtgttgagcaccgagaacttttgaaaccattagatggttagatcgagtttcgGTTAGTGATTCGACAAATGTCataaaccagtcaggttatgacttgttCTTCGTCAGTTTAAGACTTTTCCTTAggacgatgatctcgatcaagcgggtgtttgtatccttcgtgggcAGTGAGATCATAGTCAGAatggaagatgtatcagtgttgtgacACACTAGCGCTAGAGGAGTTCGACtatcgaccagtagcgcagtaattttcagTTGGAATAATGTTAATGCGGTGCAGCATTAATGGATGCTTACAGGGAATTTGACAAGAGTCTGAGTTtgtcggaagctattttgaccagacactcaggcaagtatttttaatacgttATCGAGGTtataccctagatttcgaggatgaaatcttttaaggggggggggggggggggtgaatgtagtaacccgtatccgaaattaacgattaatgcataattaatcgtgtaatcatgtttaggttaagtaaaacatgattaaaaaaattccaaatgggttaacggagttcagaaatggattcagatcactcaaaaatggtggataaggttcgggaggttcggacgctccgaacatgGACGAAGCCAGGCTTCGGAGACTCTGAAGATTTCAGACGACCTGAACTATAGCCCAGCCAGCTGTCCTGAAATATTATGTCATCGGTGACATCATAGGggtgacttcggacgatccgaagtggcagttcggaccatccgaacagtgttcgggacaggtgcatggttgcatgctattggattgacacgtggcggagatcggacgatccgatgagatgatcggacggcccaaagcagttcggacgctccgaaggctagttcggacgatccgaacgtgttctataaatatgaggtccgagctcctcatttggtgcaaattccgaaatcctctccttcgcccacgtggctctattttagggctttgggtactcttattttagagttggagtagggaaaatattctagcatagtcagacagtgtctcacatagtagcggagcagtgatcgtgtagtggagccgtgctcgaggctgtggagctgcagcaggggtgttcccctagttgcaggatagtcTGCATCAGAGGGCTGATGacagatgcaggtatagctatggtctccttaaattatttaggagtatgcaatagcttagttaaacttttagagcttaattaatgatgcatgggtaattgaattgtagagttgatgataggcttggaacctagattgggactgctaggactgcctgtaataaggtacgtaagtactgactgagatagccagcgggttttgcatgattatatgttgcatttgtgtgtcatattattatgcagcatgtgcatatcatattgtttctgtacatcttttgagatgagctatggaagggccgctcagccctgttcggacggttgatgtcgagcgccccgcaACCGAtgggttagccggcactggcatctgtaAGACACAGTCTACGTCCATtgggaatgagcagtgtacacagggtttactccccgggttgtaccactcatgtcctaggcgccattactgagcagttgtatacagttatcccagatatggataccctgtcatttgcatgcatcatgtttgtatgttttacctgttctttcgtattgagcttagagctcacgtccagtcttttctgtgtatctggacaccccattcgacggggcaggtgtaggtgcaggattgagcaccaggagcttggagtagccagtgaccagtgaagacagcaggactagctgtaggttttgccctttaggcttattaATTCGATTAAATTGTATaattgaatttgtttaaccgattTTATTTtgtcggtctgcttttatttatgtcttccgcaacgatttattttaatgcatgcttaattatgctcttaactctgattaggtagtggatacGGGTTAGGTCGCTACAAGTCATATCTCCAGACACGGTCCACTGGGCATGGACTAGCTTGAGCATATTATGTACGATTTTTATCTTGATAATTTGAAATCTGATGTCCTAATATATTGCACAtgttcatgcattgcattcatgcatgACATCATTGTATTTCTATGTCATATATCATGGTTTCTTGATGTCTCATACTGGGGTTCTGACCTCCGAGAGGGGGTTGTCGTGTCTTTTATGTGTGGACATAACAGGTAGCACAAGTTGTTCGACTTCAGATGCTCAAGAGAAAGCATTAGGAAGTACCAGAGCTTCTTGAGAGTGATCTTAGTTTTTTAAGTACTTTATCATCATGTTGTCTCACAAATATTATGTGTATATGGAGTTTGAAGTTATACATGTACGGAGAATGCCTCAAGTATTTGTATAGTGTGTTTAGATTattttgaggattttattatgtCTTTATTTAGCCTTGTTGGCTCTATGATATTTTCGGTTTCTTTACCTTTAGTGATTGTGCATGGACGACACTGGTGTATATATGTTATGTTTTTTGAGGGCATTGTTGAATTATTTTGAGTATTCGATATTTTATGTATGTTCTATTTACGGAAATGTCATGCCTAAATTTTCATAATCCCAAATGCAAATTTGAACTCACTTTTCTGTTGTTTATTGCTTAATATGGTTGCATGTTAATTAATGTTGATTAAGATAATGAACCCTCACAAATATCATTAATAAAATCTTCTTAACCTATACCATTCAAGCATATATAGTGAGTTTTATGATGCAACACgcatattcaaataaaaatgaGTACAATaaaaaatcttaaaacatgTGTAGGACGTGATCATAACGTAAAACCCTTGTTTAAGATTTTGAATCCAAAAACACATCAAACTTAATAATTTTAACTCTTTAAAATCATTTCTCTCAAAACATACTAAGATAATTGAATGTCTtgtttaaattagattttagttttctatttaAAGGCTATTATCAGCGGTTATCttattatcttattaaagaaGATCATTTCTTAGTAAccaaattaaaattgatttggTGAAGCTAAAGAAGAATTATCTAAAATATCTTTCAAAAGACAAACAAAAAAGCAAAAGAAATATCTCTATTTTAAACTTAATGTGTAAATTATTTTCTACATTTTTCGTATctacattttaattttaaatttaaatatttttaaaaataaaaatataacaagaACAACAATAATTCATGTTTTAATAACACGCGCAATACATGTGCGGATATGTGATTTTTTGTGTTGACCCACATTTTACGGAAGTATTTCTTTCATATCGGATACATGATTTGGGCACGTAATACCTATAGTATAGGATCTTATTAACCTATTTACAAATGTGTCTCTATCATGTGCGGATACGACTAGTCTATCAatagttttgatatttgataaattgaaaatatgaagttttctatcaattatatatttgtgatattttgattcacatcatttttaaaattattcaaaattggAAATGACTATTCTCACTGTCCCACCAATTTGTCCTACCAATTTAAAATACCTAATTGACtctattaaatttaaatattgacgCCGCTTGAGTCCCACAAAAGTGGCTGTTAAGCAAATGCGACTTCGTGAATTAATTCTGTTATCCTTGACTCAGCTTTTGACAAGGAGAAGGACATTAttatttgtgatttttttttcctttctatTAATTtgactaaaatttcaaattattcaaTATCTTACTTTGAATTAATCTTCGAAAAACTCTCTTAAGTTTCGTTTATTGATCTATCAAACTTTTAAGTTTTACTCTAATTAATTATTGGTTTACCAAATGTTAATTGAGAAATACCCATCTGATACCCCACGAGTTGGCTCATCACATACTTAGATCCAATTGGAGTTCAGAGCCAAGAAAAAAGGCTCGAGTGCAACTCTAAGTGGTGTGATCGGCCAATGAGAGTAGGTGTTGAAATTGTGCCATTTGTAACAAAAGGAACTGACAAAGGTGAAAATGAGTTAAGAAGTGACTAAGAAATTAGGGATGAGCTTGAGAGTTTGGAAGGGAGAATTTGCGAATGAGCTTAGAATGAGTCTATGAGTTGAGAAGCATAGGATGTGGGGATGAGCCAAGAAGTTGAGGATGACGATGAGAGTAGCTAAGGTAGAGCCTACCCGAGATGGGTGAGCCCATAGTTTCACCCTCACTTAAGGGCGAGGTCACACTTTGAACCACCCTAGAAGGTTGAGTCTCGGATGAAAAAGCATGTGAGTCTCACTCACGTGACCCTTTACAGAATATGTGTGGTCCTCTACATTCTCTCCTACAAATATCGAGTTTGCTCACTTTATTTGCAACTAATTACTTTTATTTTTGAGGGACACTCAAACTCTCTTCTCTTCACTTATTTATTTTCCGACTCCGACTTAAGCGTCGGAGAGGCGATGCCGGGACAACCTCTCGACCCTCTCTAACACTTTTGCTTGGTTTCAGGTTCACTCCGAACTTGAAACTTTGAGCTTAGGTTATACTCGAACTTTGAATTCGACCCTCAAATTTTAGTGAGTATTAGTATCACCAAGTTGGatgtaattaataatttattttattccatgcttattttgatttaatttagCACTGTAATAaagtatatattataattacgTCAAAAAAGATCAAAAGTTTTGCTTTCTAAATGatttatattgaaatatataatcTGGAAAGCAGTTTTATTCAGAGTTTCAAGTATAATTTTACAATAATTTAACGTGTTTAACACAGCCTGCATAAAGCGTTGAAAAATCGGAATTAGTTTCTTGTAGCATATTAAATGCTACTCTCCTACTTATACCAATATATACCACGTATTATTAAATGCCATGGGATTGGAATCAGTAAAAACTCTCCGTGGTTTGAATTTAGATtcacaaaattatattttacaagTTTGGACCACCGAATTAAAGTGAGAATTTGACTCCAATTTCGTTCCAAATTTTCAAACATATACACACTAATACAGATATATTATACAATCATATGTATTATATGCCCCAGTTCAACttcttgaaatatatatatatatatatatatatatatatatataatatatatatatatatatatatatatataatcattatATTTGATCAAGATTATTTTGTATCCATGGATAACATAGAAGTCCCCGAGTACTTCATCTGCCCGATTTCTCTCCAAATCATGAAAGATCCCGTGACGGCCATTTCCGGGATTACTTACGATCGAGAAAGCATCGAACACTGGCTATTCAAGAACCACAACACCATCTGCCCCGTCAGTAAGCAGGCTCTGCCCAGAGATTCGGATTTGACCCCGAATCACACGTTGCGAAGATTGATCAAGGCCTGGTGTACTGTAAATGCATCCTGTATGATAGACCAGATCCCGACCCCCAAGCCCACTCGCGACAAATTCTACATGATCAATCTGATCAGGGACCTGTGTGTCCCGGTTTTGAAGATACAAACGCTGCAGAAATTGGAAGCTCTGGCCCTGGAGCACGACAGGAATCGGGTTTACATGGTGGAAGCTGGATTAGGCGCAGTGTTGGTATCTTTCATCATTTCTTGTTACAAAACTGGCGAGACGAATGGGCTGGAAGAAGCGCTTGGTTTGTTTTACAATGTTCGGAAACTACTGAGCCAGTCCAAGGGTAACTTGACCGAAAAAGACGAGATCTTTGAGTCTTTGGTTTGGGTTCTGGAGAATCCTGTTTTCCAAGAAAACTCAGCAGTGAAATCCCACGCAGCTTATGCGGTGAAAATCGCTGTGCAGAAAACGAGCCCCGGCATGCTGGAGAGACTGAAGCCAGAGTTCTTCGGAAACCTGGTGTCGAATCTTCGACAAGCCCGCGTCTGCCAACAGGGCACGACTGCTCTTCTCCACGCCTTGTTGGATTCCTGCCCCTGGGGAAGAAACCGCGTGATCATGGTGGAATCGGGCGCGGTTTCTGGGTTGATCGACGTAGAACTCAGGAACACGGACAAGAAAACGACGGAACTTGTCCTGGGAATCTTGTGTCACTTGTGTTCGAGCGCAGACGGTCGGGCTCAGCTCCTGAATCACGCGTTGGGTGTGGTGGTTGTGACGAGGAGGATTTTGAAGGTTTCTCCGGCGGTGGACGATCGAGCAGTCACCATAATCTGGCAGATTTGCAGGTACTCTGGCACCAATGGTGTGATCCAAGAACTGGTGAGGGCTGGGATGGTGCCGAAGCTTTGCCTGGTGATGCAGGCGGATGGCGAGGCGCATACGAAGGATAAGGTGAGAGAGATTTTGAGGACACATTACGATGTTTGGAAGGAGGCACCTTCTGTTGAAGTTGCTGTCTTGATGAGGTACACACAAGGTGCAGGTTCTTTTAGAGGGAAATGATGTTTATTTGAGTGTAATTCTTGGTTCTCAGAAAGTGTGAGCAGAATGAAGAATTTTTTATACAGAAAAGATTTaagtaaaatttttaatatatgtgtAATTATGTAAGTTGATACAGTTGATGTTTTTGGGATTGATGCTGTTTAAGATTTGCTTCATGTGAAGTCTTTATATTTCTCGTATGTGTCGGTTCCAAAAAGCATTCGATAAATTGGCCTAAATAAGATATGACAAAACTTTATTTTTTGGTCTTTTAATTTTCtcattttgcgattttagtttaatattttattaaatttcagttttagtcctgtaattattttttaatttttttaattaggtCTTTTTCGTTAGATATACTGATGTgacattaaatacaaaatagCGCCACATCGGTACTGCATTGGTTTTATGTTATTACCAAGTTGGAAAAAGTATTAAGATTACTTAAACAACAAAGATAAGAGATTAAAACTAGGATTTATAATATATAGaaccaaaattgcaaaaaaacaaaacaataagaCCAGGAAAAACAATTTTCTCATAAGATTTTAGTATCCAAATTATTGGAAGTGGTTTATGTGCAAATTattggttttattttttataatttagaaaaaaaaaattccctcCAATTTcttgtttcaatttttttatatgtaatCCCA
It encodes:
- the LOC140892553 gene encoding E3 ubiquitin-protein ligase PUB24-like translates to MDNIEVPEYFICPISLQIMKDPVTAISGITYDRESIEHWLFKNHNTICPVSKQALPRDSDLTPNHTLRRLIKAWCTVNASCMIDQIPTPKPTRDKFYMINLIRDLCVPVLKIQTLQKLEALALEHDRNRVYMVEAGLGAVLVSFIISCYKTGETNGLEEALGLFYNVRKLLSQSKGNLTEKDEIFESLVWVLENPVFQENSAVKSHAAYAVKIAVQKTSPGMLERLKPEFFGNLVSNLRQARVCQQGTTALLHALLDSCPWGRNRVIMVESGAVSGLIDVELRNTDKKTTELVLGILCHLCSSADGRAQLLNHALGVVVVTRRILKVSPAVDDRAVTIIWQICRYSGTNGVIQELVRAGMVPKLCLVMQADGEAHTKDKVREILRTHYDVWKEAPSVEVAVLMRYTQGAGSFRGK